The Paenibacillus sp. MBLB1832 genome has a window encoding:
- the flgD gene encoding flagellar hook assembly protein FlgD, translating to MATSPILGNVSDLINTGTSSKTKEKDNNTLGKDDFLKILITQLQNQDPTQPLQDKEFIAQMAQFTSVEQLTNMSNEMKLMRQSLGFVSGLIGKSITWTGTDSSGVSSDHTGVVDSITFKDGNQYANVNGVEIALDKLKKIENVGETK from the coding sequence ATGGCGACAAGCCCTATTCTAGGAAACGTATCGGACTTGATTAACACGGGGACTTCCTCGAAAACCAAGGAGAAAGATAATAACACCTTGGGTAAAGATGATTTCCTGAAAATTTTAATTACACAGCTTCAAAATCAAGACCCTACTCAGCCTCTTCAGGATAAAGAGTTCATCGCACAAATGGCTCAATTTACTTCCGTCGAGCAGTTGACAAACATGTCGAATGAGATGAAGTTGATGAGGCAATCGCTTGGATTCGTATCTGGTTTGATCGGCAAGTCGATTACATGGACTGGAACCGATTCATCTGGTGTTTCCAGTGATCATACAGGTGTCGTAGATTCCATTACATTTAAAGACGGTAATCAGTATGCGAATGTCAACGGCGTAGAGATTGCGCTTGATAAACTAAAGAAAATTGAAAATGTTGGAGAAACAAAATGA